The following nucleotide sequence is from Candidatus Melainabacteria bacterium RIFOXYA2_FULL_32_9.
TTTCTCCAGAGAGGGCCGCCAATATCGTGTTGGCCTGAACCAAGGATCTCAAATTCCGTATAGCCTTCTTCTAATTTTTTATATATTTCTTGAAGTAATTGTTGAGTTGATAATCTGATCCCACCAACAATTCCTTCTATTTTAACCTTTTTTGTATTTTCAGTTTCTTGATTATTTATTTTTGTAGTTTCAGGCATTTAAACCTCCAGAAAACCAAATCTTATTAGTTCTTAACCGCTAGCAGGCATATTGAATCTGTAATTTATCAGCTACATCTTGATCTACTGCAATTAATGCATCTGATCTTCCTACCGGTAATGAGCTATTACCAATAGGCGCTAGCAGCTTTTTAAGCTCTTGATCCACCGCAACAAAGTAATTAATTATATTTTCCGCAACTTTATCTATATCTAAGCGCTTAACTAGTACAGGATTCTGTGTACATATACCAGCAGGACATAAGCCAGTATTGCAGGCATTACATTTACCAAAATCATTTCCTATGCATCCTGCTATTTGCAGCATTAATTTTCCTGTAAAAATACCATTTGCGCCAAGACATATCATTTTGAAAGCATCACCTGCGAGATTACCTGTCTGCCCAAGACCGCCTGCTGCCCAGAGTGGAATTTGTCCTTGTTTTCCTTGATGCACAGCTGCTAAATAGCAATCTCTTAGTTTTGATACTACAGGGTGTCCGGTATGATTTAATGAAATCTCATGAGCGGCGCCTGTTCCCCCTAGAATACCATCGAGGAAGAAACCACCCACTATATTATATGGATCTCTTAATAGGTTATTATAAACTGATACGCTTGTAGAACTTGCTGCTACTTTAATAGCGACAGGTACTTTAAATTTAAACGCTGCATTAAAGGATAGAAACATCTTTTGGACGCTTTCTTCAATAGAATAAAGCCCCTGATGATTAGGAGGACTTAGCAAATCAGCTTTTGGCACACCCCTGATTTCCTGAATGTGACTTGCAACTTTTTTAGCTTGTAATAAACCACCATCACCAGGCTTTGCGCCTTGTCCTATTTTTATAAGTACACCTGCTGGGTCTTCTACCATCTCAGGCATTGCATTTATAATTCTATTCCAGCCAAAGTGTCCTGACGCGATCTGTAAAATCATATATTTCAAGTATTTTGATCTTAATAGTCTATTTGGTAAACCACCTTCACCGGAGCACATTCTGACGGGCAGTCCAACTTCCTCATTTAAATATGCTGTAGCAATTGATAGTGCTTCCCACATTCTCCAGGACAGTGCACCAATTGACATATCACCAATAATAATAGGATAAATCCATCTATTAGGAGAAATTTGCTTGGACAAAGCCAATTTTCCATCTTGTACTTCAAATGGTAATTGTTCTGGTGGTAATATTCTTCCAAAGGGAGCCAGCATATCAAAAGTGTGTCTCTGGGCATCAAGGGAAGGATCTGTCATTTGTGAAATTCTGCCCACTTTTATTTTATCAAGGGTTCTTCCTTCAACACTTATATTTGATCTGCCACCTCTTTTAATGGAATCTCCATATGTAGCTCTATATTTTATTGCATGTCTTTCATAAGGGTTTTTAACAGGTTTAATGGCATCATTTGGGCATACTCTTTCGCAGATACCGCAGCCTCTGCAATAATTGCTAGCATTAACAACCTGTTTTATAACTGGAATTGTTTGAAAAGTTACTTTAGGTTCTGGAGTTAGTCCTTCGCTGACTACTTTACGTCTTTTCTCAACCTTTGCTTCTATTGCTTTAAACACACAGGAAGCCACGCATTTTCCACAAAGTGTGCATCTGTCAGACTTATATTCTATTTTCCACTGCAGATCATCTACTGCGACTTGATTAATTTTCATTGTTGCCATCTGCTTACCCTCAGATCATTATTGATTACAACCATTTCTCTTTCATGAGGATATATATCTTCTTCCCAGTTTCTTTCAGGCAGAACCTCATTTATGCCAGTTACCTCGGAAGTAATGATAACTGTGTCATCAGTTCTTCCAACTACAACCGGTCTCAATTTTTTAGAATCGCAGCAAGTAAACAATGTACCATCAGGAAGTACCCCAATAATGGTATTTGGGCCATTTATCTCTAAATGAGCCAGTGATGCTTTAATTCTTAGGAGTATTTCTTTATCTTCTCTTTTTTCTGTTTCGTCAAAAGGTAGAGGTGTTATTGTATGTTTATAATAGGATAAAGGCCATTTTAAAATCTTGTTGATATAGTGCAATGTATAAAGGAAGCACTGAGAATCGGACTCAAATCCTATATAACCTTTATTCAGGCTTTTTTGGAATAATTTATTTCTTTCATAGAAGGTGTTTTCACCATTAGCTAAAGCTGTATATCCTTGTAGGAAAAATGGATGAGCAGCATAGCGAACTATATCATAGTTTGTATTTTGTCTGCACTGAGCTGTAATTATTTTTGCAGTAAAATCATCATCTTCCTGCCATAGTCCGAAATAAGTTCCTATGTCTTTTGGATCACCTATTTCTTTAAGTGTAACTACATCAGGCCAAAAGGAATAAACATAGCCATCATCTTCTTTTTCAAGTTCTCTTCTTAGTCTTAATCTTGTATCTACTAATAGTTCTTCTTTTTCTTCCTGAGGAGCATACTTATAGCTTGCAGGATAATTAAAAACCTCAAAAACATAATTAGGCATTGGTTGTATATTAAGTTCAGGAGACGGATGTACATCCGGATTCCATTGCATTACCCTGACAAATCCTATTGTATGTAGAATATCTTCTGCTATTTTCGTTCCTTTATTTGTACATGCCATTGAAAGAATGGGCAGTCCTTTATAATTTTCAAAAATACCGCCTAGATCCTGCATAATCATTGCAAAGCCTGAGTTGTCATGGCCTTTTTGCTGTGATCTCATTAACTGCAATGCTTTAGAAGGATGGATATAATCCTTAGATTTGATTGCACCTATCCTACACACCTTAACTTCTCCCAGTTTCTATGTACGCTAATTCTGCCAAATATTATTAATCTCACTTATAATGTCTATTTAATAAAATACTGAACACTAATATCAAATTTCCAATATAATTTGAATTGCATTCTAACATGATTTTATATATTTTAGCATGATTCATCAGTGATAATAGAAGTCTCATTAAGAAATAATTAGTTTTATTAAGCTGACAATTCTTAAAAACTTTAACCAGTACTCTAATGTTTTTATGATCACTACTTCTTCATTAAATAATATTAAAAAATTAGTATGAAATTTAAGTTTAAACTCTTGTCATCTACATCAAATAGATGATTTTTTATTAAAATTGGAATATTTTTTTATAAAATGCACTCTTATTAAATATAGATAAAATCGCATAAGTAAGAGTGGGATATGGCGATTATAAGCAAAAGAATAAATAATAAAGAAAAAGATAATGTGCAAAATGCCATTAGCTATTTGAATAGTGCGAAATCCAGAAAAAGAGCCTATATATCACTACTTGCGCTTAATATTCTTATTAATTATCTTAGAGAACGAAGAATTACTGTAAGTACTGTTAACAATTGCTGGAATAATCCACTAATTTTAAATGAATTTGATATTGCGGATATCAAGCTTGAAAATAATCTAAGAATCGATGTAAGGGCTATTGTTGGTGATAAATATCCACAAATGTGGATTCCTAAAGATCATCGTGCCTATGAACTGTCTCCTGATATTTATGTTGCTATTAAAGTAAATAATAAGCTTGATAGAGCTGAACTTATTGGATTTATAGAAGCTAAAGATATAACAGCAGCATCTGGAAACAAAAATTATTTCTTTATAGATTCAAATATCTTAAGGCCTATATTAGATTTATTGGCTGCTATAAAAACTATAGCACCAAAACATTACATTTATTTATCTTTAGATCACAATTATGCCAAGGATTTATTTTTATCTTATCTTGATAATACGATATCTGGATTAAATAAGGAGTTTTTGATAAAGCATTTAGCAACTTGCGAAAGTTGTAGAGAAGAGTTTTATACCCTTTATGATTTAAATAGAGCAATATCCTGTGTAAAAAAAGAAGAACTTTTATATTATTTCACCTTGAAAGATTACGAAAATGCATTACCCCAAATGTCAGATTCGCTGCAAAGTTCTCAGCCTAAGAATCATAAAATACAGAAGCCAGGTCTTTTCAATTCAATTAAAAATATCTCTAAAAAAGAAAATAAAATTAAACCACAATATATTGGGTTATCATCTATTGCTAATCCTGAAGATTCCGAGCAGATATTCCCTGATCCTGCAATTATAGAATCACCGGGAATTAAGGATGCTTTGGATATGTTGTTTAACCCTTCTCAGGATAACCAGTTTGCTGATGATAATTACGAAAACCAAGATAATAACGAAGAAGAGATTTTAGAAGAATTAGAAAACGGCTCACAGCAAAATGAACCTGAAGTAGCGCCTCAGGAACACCAGGAAAATGTTGAAGAAACGCAAGAACATAATATTGAGCAACATTATGAGGCTGAAGTTTCCTGTGAATCTGTTGCTGAATCAAGTCAGGAGTATCAGCAAACAGAGGTATTCGTTCATCAAGAGAACTGTCTAGAGGATAAAGAAATAGTTTTTGAAAATCCAAAAACTATTGTAAGAAAATTTGCAAGATGTTTTAGACAGATAAATAGGCTTGTAAGTATAAATCAGGATAATTTTGTTGAACCTGAGCTTCAGCTTGAAGAATCAGATGAAGTTTTCTTTGAGCTTCCTGTTATAGAGCTTAATGAAGTTCAGGAAGATGCTTTTAATGAAATATTCTCAGAGGCTAATCTTGAAGAAAAATTAGAGATAAATAATGAAGAAAAAGTTTTCAAAAATCTTGCAAATAAAATGCAGACTCAGGATTCAAAACTCGTTATTAAAGAAAGTCCGTTTGATGAAACTAGTTCTGAATCCGTGACTCTTGAAACACCTTTAGAACAGTCTGTACTTTTTGAGTATCAATATAAGCTCTTAAAAGAACAATCTAAATTTGATATTTTAGAACAAACACAAACTAATGAACTTATACAAGAAACAGCTAAAATAGATGAAAATATCGAAGATATTCTTGCTAGTATTGATGATATAGAAATAATAGACAGTTTAGAAGCAGTTAAAACAGAGGCTAATAAATCAGATATAACTAGACATCAATCACAACAACAAGATGAGCAAAAAAATAATGAGGAAATGCAAAAGAAAGATAATCTTGTTGATATAAGAAAATTCAATAAAACGGCACAACTTATAAAGGTAGCCTCTGTTTTAACTGCAGCTGGCGTATTAACTTGTACAGGCTTAGTTATTGGTAATCAACTAGCTTTAAATGATAAGCTGGCTGGTATAGCTCTGGCTCAGAAACCTCAGACAGCTAATGAAATTGAAAATATTTCTCAACAAGCTCAATTTGTTGGTAATCAAAGAAACTTAAGTAATATTCCTGAAACCAATACGCCTAACTTAAAAGAACATCTTGCAAGTATTACAGGACAGGAATACTCTGCTCAGGTACAACCTACAACTAGAAATATTAATGATATATTGGCGAATGCTTTTGTGAGCCAGGGTCAACAGGTTAAAATATCAAATATATCCTGGGAAATAGGCTTGTCCTTAGCTAATGATCCAATACTTAAGAATTATCTTATGGTTACAGGACAAATAATGAAGATGGCGCTATCAAGAGAATTACTCTCAGCGACAGAAAGTATAACCAATAACCAGATCAAAGTACAAGTAGTTATGGATTTACAGGGTATTGTGCAGGAAAGTAAAATTCAAACCAGCAGTGGATCAAGACAAGTTGATGAAATTGTATTACAAACTATTAAAGAAACGTTTAATTATACAAAGCTCCCTACAATTCAGACAAATAAGCGTAAAATCAGTGCAGGTATAATTATAAACTTGTAATCTTATAACAAAGTGATAAGATAAAAGCAAGGGCCATAAATATACCTTTGGTGGTGGTTATAGTGGAGCTAACTGAAAAGCACCGTAGCTTAATAGAAAATATTGTAAAGAATAGTCCCAGATTCATCGGAAATGAGGATCTGGCTGATGATTTTTGCAGTGAAGCCTTTAAAAGGGCTTATAGCGCTATGGCATCATTTGAGGATATTAAAAATTTTGAAATGTATCTCAACAAGATTGCAAAATCTGCCATTCTAGAAGTATTGAAGAATTCTGGAAGACTTAGAAAGTCTAAAGCCGGTTATCGACGAATTCAGGAAAAATTTGTTTCTTCATCGTATCAACTTGATGCAGATGAAAATATTGCATATGATATACCGGATCCGGCTCCATCTTTTGAAGAAAGAATCATACAGCAAGAAGAGGTTAAAACGATAAGAGACATTATCTTGCAAATTGATTCAAAAGAAAAAAATAAAAGATACTTGGATATCTTTATTCTTCGTTATTTAAAAGGTGTAGATCAAGCAGAAATATCGTATCAAATTGGTATCAGCCAGGGAGAAGTTAGTAAAAGGATTACTGAACTTGCTAAAAAAGTTAACAAGTATTTAATCTAACAGCTATTCAATATCACCATTTTGTCAGAGAGAAAGTATCTAGCGTCCGGGTTTGAGTAAATGAGAACAGTAAACCATTTCATATTTAATATTTTTATATTAGTAATGCTGTTTAGTATGGGATTCTTGGATTACAAGAAATATCCTGTATTTGCTATTGAAAACCAATACAGTAATCAGCTTTTAAAAGTCAACATTGAAAAATCTGATGCTGACACTGTTAATATTAAAGTATATAGTTCAAAACCATACCCTATAGAATTGAGCCCGATAAAAAAGGGTGAAAATGAATACATAATATTTTTACCGGAAACTTATCATTCTATAACATCAAAACCTAATATAACTCCATATGCTGATGATATTAAAGATGTTGATATCAAGCTTGTTCCCTACATAAGTTCTAATATTAATAATGGTTATACTAAAATAACCATTAAAACAAATAAAGAAAATTTAAAATTAAATGTTGATAATGAAGTATCTTACCAGGACATTNNNNNNNAGGAAGAACTGTCCACAATCTTGTTAAAAAAGACAGCCGGGCCTTTAAAATTAAGGCCTAAAAAAGATATCAGTACAAATATTAAGAAAACCAGTAATGTTAATGTGAAATCTCAGAATGTAATCAGTCAAAAGGGTACTAAAACTGTAACACAAGCTAAGGTTATAGATAAAAAAGAATTTCTAAAGCAATCATCAAATAATAGTCAAGAAAATCAGGAAAAATCGGTTAAACAATCAAACCCAAAAACTGTATTAAAAGACCAAAATGATTCAAAAAAAATAAGTGAAACAGTTGTAGAAACTTCGAAAACAGAAAAAAACCAGCCTAATAATTCTGATGATAAAGCAAAACCAGATAATATCAAAGTTACTGAAAATTCTACAAGTGTTGAAATTCCGGTATCCGCAGAAAATACAACTTTACAAGTTGAACCTAATAAAATAGCAGATAATTCTGCTAATACTAACGAGTTGCCAGCAACAAAAGTGTCTGATTCAGCAAATAAGGCTAAAAAATCTAATCCAATATTTAATATGTTAATCCCTATTCTTATTTCGATAATTTTAGTTTTAATAGTATTTAAAATAATAAAAAGAATAATTAATAAGCAAAATGATATTCCGATTAAAATAATGCAACAAGCAGAAGATGAATTTCAGCCGGAGCAAGAAAATAATCAGGAAGAGTTTTATAAAGATGATACAGAAATAGAGATAAATTCAGATAAACCTGAGTTTGAACCAGACATAAACTCAGAATCTGATCCAGAGTTACAACAAAAATCACAAAAATACACCGAAGACATAATTGCTAAATCTCAAATTAATAATAATAAACTTCAAAATAATAAGTCAGATGATATATTGGAACGATTATCTGAAAATCCATTGAAACCGCTACAGCCAAATCCTTTAAAAAACAGAGAATATACGGAAATATCTCCAGATCAGCTCGATAAAGAATATTACAATATAAAAGCTAATAAAAACTCTTCTATTGATGATAAAAAAACAGGGGATATCAAATTTATAGCAGGAATTGAGATAGAAGATGAAAGGGCTTTCTATTTAGTTCAATTGGAAAGTAAAAAAGCTCTTGTAGGGGTTATCGGCTCAGAAATTTTTATTCTGAATAAGTTTGACAGAATTAAAAACCCCAAGTTTATAGTCAGAAAAGCTTCTCACGAAGAAAGCCCGGATAGAAATGTATATTTCGTTCAGGTGGGAACCTGGTGTGGGCTGGTTAGTTCTGAGAAAGATGGAATGAAGCTAGAAACAGTTTTCTAGGAATTTTTTATTTTGGCCTCTATTTTTTCTAATAAATTCCTGGCACGGACATAATATTGGTTAAGTAGTAAACAATGATTTAACATTTCTTTGCCTTCCTCATAAGCACCTGCTAAACAGCTATATTGTCCTAAATGGTAATAATTCTCAGAATCTTGAGGAATTAATCTTTGACTTTTTAAGAAATAATTTATTGATAAGTTAGCAAAACCATTATTTAACAAGGCTTTACCAATGAATTTATAGGCTTCCGGATTGATAGAAGCTAAAATATCGCTACATTTAGTGATATTTTCTACATATTCGAGCCTGTCTGCCTGAATAAAATAACCCAAATCACATTCTAGATGGTTACGAATTTGTATAAATGTGGGTAGGTAATTTTTTTTAAGGTCTATTAAATCCAGTAAACTTTTACCCCAACAGCTTGCCTCAGATTCTGGTATTTTGTACCAGATATCTCTCGCTGTATAAATATTCCCCATTAATAACTCGCAAAAACCTGCTTGATATTTTTGATCCAGCTCATAATAAATTTTTGCGGCTTCTGAATAATCCTTATTTTCCAGATAAGCGAGTGCTAAAGTATTTTTTAGAAAATCATTATTACTTAAATTTTTATAAGAAATTAACTCTATTAAGGTTTTAATAGAGTTAGCATAATTCTTTTTAATCAAAAGCTCTTTTCTGGCTTCGTACATTGTATTTAAACTGTTTATTATATCTGTTTGAGACATAATTATTTATTGAGGTCTTTGTTTTTTTGAGGAGTAGTAATTATGGCGCTAAATTTACTGAGATAATCATCTACAGGTCGTTTTTTATTTTCAAGCAAGTTAAGCGCTTTGTCTACATCTGAGATTAAGACATTATTGCTAGCTTGTTTATTTGCTTTTTTAATTTCTTCATAGATTTCTTCTCTGTAAATTGTAACTTCTTTAGGAGCTTTTATTCCTATTTTAACTGCGTCACCCCTGGTTTCAAGAATGACAATCTCTATATTATCATTTAGTATTAATTTTTGCCCTGTTTTTCTTGTAAGAACTAACATTACTTATAATTCCTCAGGTATTATTATTAAACTTTGTTTTCTACCTTTTCAGTTTCTTTATTTTCCTGCGCATTACCGGGGAATAACTTGTGCTTAACTGTATGATTAGTATTGATTAAAACCAGTTGTAATGCTTTCTTGTTCACAGCATTAATAACAAGTGGTCCCAGAAGGTTTATTGTTGCAGCCTGAGGATTTCCCGGAGGAATACAAACAATATTCATTGATAAAAGATCTTCTATGCCAGAGAGACCGAGTTTTTTAGTTTCTTCCTCTGGAATTACGAATTGATAATTAAGCCCGAAATATCCTGGAAATGTTACAGGGAAAGCTATATTTACATCTTCCGCTGATTGTAACCATTTAAAAGGTGAGTCGGGCATATTGTCAATTAGTACATATTTTGATAAATGCTCATAACCTAAAATAGGTTCAATAAAGTCAAAAATTAAGTTTTCATCGATCTCTATTTCGCCAAATCTACTAGTATTGATCTTCATTTTCTATTTTCCGCTTAAATCTGTCTTACCTGAAGTATCTACTTTAGTCTATTAAAGCACATTTTTAATCAAAGAGCTACTTTTTATGATTATAAATTCTCAAAATTCACCTTTTGATTAAACCATATGTTAACTCTAAAAATAAGAAATGAATTTATAGTTATAATATGATTTATAATAAATATATAAAATCACTTGTGTATTTATTTAACTGCTGTTATTTTTTATAATAAAAATCTCATAATTGCCCTATAAATATGGTGTTTAAACCTATATTTATAGCAATAAATACATTAAAACAGTAATTTTATATATACAAAATTATTAAATTAAGCAAGTGAATATGTTTTTATATATGACACCCTTAATAATGTATAATATTAATGAGTCATAGGTAAATGATAGTGATTTATAGCAGTAATTATATGAATAATTATATTTTGAATTTCTAATGTACATGTATTGACATTCTTATAAGCGTATGTAATACTTAAAATTGCTATAAAATAAACTGGTATGACATATTGTAATTGTAGATTTATTGCTATAAATAGTTTTTACTTGATTTATTAAAATAGAAAAGTTATTTTTTAAATTTAAATTTGAATATTACTAATAAAGATTAGTCTAATTAAATTTAAAATAAATCAAATTTTATTAAATTAAAATTGCATAAAACCTGAATTCATTGTTTATATATTTAGTAATAGTTGCGATTAAAAGGGGATTCTATGAACGACAATCTAATGGATATTCAAGGTAGTATGAATGTAGACTCAGAAAAACCAATATTTCCAATTAGTACAATTGCTAATATACTTCAGGTGCATCAGAGAACATTAAGAATTTATGATAAAGAAAGCCTGTTAACTCCATCAAGATCACTTAAGAATCGTAGGCTTTACTCTTTTAAAGATGTTGAGAGAGGCAAAGTTATTAAGTACTTGACTGGTGAGCTTGGAATTAATTTAGCTGGAATAAAAATTATTTTTCACCTTTTATCTCAACAAGATATAAATCCTGTTAATTTTCGTGAACATGTTAATGAAATAGCGGAAAAATTAAACATATCAGCAGAAATACAACTGGAAAACAAGCTAAAACAATCAAGAAAAGGAAGAAAGCCAAGAATAACCTGCCAGTAGTATTATTTAACTTATTTAATATAGAAAGAGAGATGTAAAATATCTCTCTTTCTATATTAAATATAAGAGCCTGTCTGGCTAAAAATATAAAAATCAGTCTATGATATAATTACAGGCTCGACTTTTGGACTTAAAGTTGCAAGCGGCTTGCTTGGCAAGGCGATTCAACTTTAGCAAGACAGCTTCTAAATTATTAATGATGTGAAACTAAATAATAATGCTGAATTTGTAAAAAGTTTAAAAAAAATTAATTTTTTATTCATTTTTTAGCAATTTTTAAAAATAAAAAAACTTTATATAGTATATATACTTTACATAGTACAGAAATATAAGATAAATAAGTGAAGTATAAGAGAGGAGAGCAGATGGTAAATTCATTAGGCAACTTCCAATTTCCCCTAGATCCGCTTAAGCAATTGAACCAATCGACGACGGGTCTTAATACATCGATAAAACCAGATGCCAATCAATCAATTTTCTCGCAACAAGCTGCAACACCAACATTAACGAACCTTAATCAACCGGCTGCAAACCTAGCAGATCAACTAGGACAGCCGGTTAAAAATGTTCAGGCCCCAAATGCAGGGCAAGCAACTCCAAATGCAACACCGGGTGCAGAAAATGCTCAAACAGTCTTCTTAGCACCTAAAAATGGTGCAGCTAATGCAGCAGCTAACGCAGCTGCTCCACCTCCGGGAGCTAAAGTATTCAAGGTTCAAGAAGTAGATAATAACTTCAATCCTACTAATGATCAAGGCACATATTATGATCTAAACGGTGATGGCATGCTCAACCAGGATGAATTGCTTAAGCAAGACGGCAAAGGTGGCACGCTAGACCAAAATAGTCCAGAATATCAAGCCAGAGCTGCTAAATATGGACAGCAAGAAGTTCTGACAGACTTAGATGCTGATGGAAAATTATCCGCAGATGAATACGTTAACCAGGATGGTAAAGGTGGTAGAACAAAAGATCAACAATCATATGATGCTAGAATTCAAGCTTTAGCACAATTAAATCCAAATCTTAAACCGACAAATGCAGTATTTAATCCAAATGCATTTCCAGGTGCTGATCCATTAGCTGCAACTGCACAAAATCAAACACCTGAACAATTAAAACAAAGCGCAGATCAGATGGTACAAAACTACACAACTCAACCAGGAGCAGATAAAGCTAAAGCAGATCAATTACTTCAAGAATTCACACAAAGCCTAAATGATGGAGATCCTACAAATGACCAGGCAGCTCTTCAAAAGCTATCTCAAGGCTTAGGTGTTCAAG
It contains:
- a CDS encoding glutamate synthase, which gives rise to MATMKINQVAVDDLQWKIEYKSDRCTLCGKCVASCVFKAIEAKVEKRRKVVSEGLTPEPKVTFQTIPVIKQVVNASNYCRGCGICERVCPNDAIKPVKNPYERHAIKYRATYGDSIKRGGRSNISVEGRTLDKIKVGRISQMTDPSLDAQRHTFDMLAPFGRILPPEQLPFEVQDGKLALSKQISPNRWIYPIIIGDMSIGALSWRMWEALSIATAYLNEEVGLPVRMCSGEGGLPNRLLRSKYLKYMILQIASGHFGWNRIINAMPEMVEDPAGVLIKIGQGAKPGDGGLLQAKKVASHIQEIRGVPKADLLSPPNHQGLYSIEESVQKMFLSFNAAFKFKVPVAIKVAASSTSVSVYNNLLRDPYNIVGGFFLDGILGGTGAAHEISLNHTGHPVVSKLRDCYLAAVHQGKQGQIPLWAAGGLGQTGNLAGDAFKMICLGANGIFTGKLMLQIAGCIGNDFGKCNACNTGLCPAGICTQNPVLVKRLDIDKVAENIINYFVAVDQELKKLLAPIGNSSLPVGRSDALIAVDQDVADKLQIQYAC
- a CDS encoding glutamate synthase, producing the protein MCRIGAIKSKDYIHPSKALQLMRSQQKGHDNSGFAMIMQDLGGIFENYKGLPILSMACTNKGTKIAEDILHTIGFVRVMQWNPDVHPSPELNIQPMPNYVFEVFNYPASYKYAPQEEKEELLVDTRLRLRRELEKEDDGYVYSFWPDVVTLKEIGDPKDIGTYFGLWQEDDDFTAKIITAQCRQNTNYDIVRYAAHPFFLQGYTALANGENTFYERNKLFQKSLNKGYIGFESDSQCFLYTLHYINKILKWPLSYYKHTITPLPFDETEKREDKEILLRIKASLAHLEINGPNTIIGVLPDGTLFTCCDSKKLRPVVVGRTDDTVIITSEVTGINEVLPERNWEEDIYPHEREMVVINNDLRVSRWQQ
- a CDS encoding carbon storage regulator; protein product: MLVLTRKTGQKLILNDNIEIVILETRGDAVKIGIKAPKEVTIYREEIYEEIKKANKQASNNVLISDVDKALNLLENKKRPVDDYLSKFSAIITTPQKNKDLNK